In Idiomarina sp. PL1-037, a single genomic region encodes these proteins:
- a CDS encoding aromatic amino acid ammonia-lyase, translating to MKKNVCFGAGTLRIEDIVRLSRCESKAELNSDPLFRERIQAGADFLEKLLLEDGVIYGVTTGYGDSCTVGVPADLVDELPLHLTRFHGCGLGEHFDKSTVRAILAVRLCSLAQGYSGVSWELLERLTLMINEDILPLIPQEGSVGASGDLTPLSYIASALVGENKVHFRGQVISSQEAFSTFGLSPYKLRPKEALALMNGTAVMTAVACLNFDKADYFSRLSSRITSLVCYALGGNAQHFDEHLFQVKPHVGQQQVAKWIRHDLGEIPTQRNSARLQDRYSIRCAPHIVGALKDALPWLRQTIENELNSANDNPIIDAEREQVLHGGHFYGGHIAMAMDTLKTQVANLADLHDRQMALLMDQKVNNGLPANLSAADSSRTAINHGFKAVQIGCSAWTAEALKLTMPASVFSRSTECHNQDKVSMGTIAARDCVRVLDLTAQVAIATLLASCQGVRLRQRINGAPESLSAEVEDMLSDIEKEFAPVKEDRALEDELRFWLEQLAEKRWTLYTP from the coding sequence ATGAAGAAAAACGTATGTTTTGGTGCAGGCACCTTAAGAATTGAAGATATTGTCCGGCTTTCTCGATGTGAGTCAAAAGCAGAACTAAATTCAGACCCTTTATTCCGGGAGAGGATTCAGGCCGGTGCGGATTTTCTCGAAAAACTCCTGTTGGAAGATGGTGTCATTTACGGAGTAACCACTGGCTATGGAGACAGCTGCACAGTAGGCGTTCCCGCTGACTTAGTTGATGAACTGCCGCTGCATCTTACGCGCTTTCATGGGTGCGGCCTGGGCGAGCATTTTGATAAATCCACAGTGCGAGCTATTCTCGCGGTTCGTTTATGTTCTCTGGCGCAAGGGTACTCGGGAGTAAGCTGGGAGTTACTTGAGCGACTGACCCTTATGATAAATGAGGATATATTGCCTCTTATTCCGCAAGAAGGGAGCGTTGGCGCCAGCGGTGACTTAACGCCTTTATCCTATATTGCCAGTGCGCTTGTTGGTGAAAATAAAGTGCATTTTCGCGGGCAGGTCATTTCAAGTCAGGAGGCTTTTAGCACCTTCGGGTTATCCCCCTATAAACTTAGGCCCAAAGAAGCTCTGGCACTGATGAACGGCACGGCAGTTATGACGGCAGTTGCTTGTCTGAACTTTGACAAAGCGGATTACTTCAGTCGTCTGTCGAGTCGTATTACGTCTTTGGTGTGTTACGCGCTTGGCGGAAACGCTCAGCACTTTGACGAACATTTATTTCAGGTTAAGCCGCATGTGGGTCAACAGCAGGTGGCTAAGTGGATACGCCATGATTTAGGGGAAATACCCACACAAAGAAATTCTGCGCGTTTGCAGGATCGGTACTCCATTCGCTGTGCGCCACATATTGTAGGCGCATTAAAAGATGCTTTACCCTGGCTCCGACAAACAATAGAAAATGAACTGAACAGCGCTAATGACAACCCCATTATTGACGCCGAGCGAGAACAGGTTCTGCACGGTGGTCATTTCTATGGTGGCCATATTGCTATGGCGATGGACACCCTAAAAACGCAGGTGGCTAATCTGGCCGATTTACATGACAGGCAAATGGCGCTGTTGATGGACCAGAAAGTGAATAACGGTTTACCGGCAAACTTATCCGCAGCCGATTCCTCTAGAACTGCCATTAACCACGGGTTTAAAGCGGTGCAAATTGGTTGTTCTGCCTGGACTGCAGAAGCACTAAAGCTGACCATGCCCGCCAGCGTCTTTTCCCGTTCTACTGAGTGTCACAATCAGGATAAGGTGAGCATGGGAACCATTGCGGCCCGCGACTGTGTGAGAGTTCTGGACTTAACTGCACAAGTTGCTATCGCGACTCTTTTGGCTTCTTGCCAGGGTGTTCGGCTGAGGCAAAGAATAAACGGTGCTCCGGAATCGTTATCTGCAGAGGTGGAAGACATGCTAAGCGACATTGAAAAAGAATTTGCTCCGGTAAAAGAAGACCGTGCGCTTGAGGATGAACTTCGTTTTTGGCTGGAGCAATTAGCTGAAAAACGCTGGACTTTGTACACACCTTGA
- a CDS encoding DUF3429 domain-containing protein, with protein MNKGKNWLIYTLGFLGLIPFLASSLAALMHTGTWWGISPLELLMTYGAIILSFLGGTLWGRALHRAESEKTTGLLLLSNVFALAAWFTILINAPAWSLGMQMVGFALVLYFEQKLARSSAMTAYMGYYRIRVLLTTIVIVCQLLVFGNHIL; from the coding sequence ATGAACAAAGGTAAAAACTGGCTAATTTATACCCTGGGCTTTTTAGGGCTTATTCCCTTTCTGGCATCGTCGCTTGCGGCTTTAATGCATACAGGAACCTGGTGGGGCATTTCACCTTTAGAGTTGTTAATGACTTACGGCGCTATTATTCTCAGTTTTCTGGGTGGCACTTTATGGGGCCGGGCACTGCACCGCGCGGAAAGCGAAAAAACCACAGGTTTACTGTTATTAAGCAATGTTTTCGCTTTAGCGGCCTGGTTCACTATTTTAATTAACGCGCCAGCCTGGTCATTAGGTATGCAGATGGTGGGCTTTGCCTTAGTTCTGTACTTTGAACAAAAGCTGGCGCGCAGTTCGGCTATGACGGCTTATATGGGCTACTACCGTATACGGGTATTATTAACGACCATTGTCATCGTCTGCCAATTACTGGTCTTTGGTAACCACATTTTGTAG
- a CDS encoding glycosyltransferase translates to MNKTKLLKVLFYLNIAVVVGLIGYKVYLNLVISEFEAEHTEQLSDISARLEGQDSYSFAVVGNINNSVGIFERRIIPMLNDTDVDFLVSAGNAVSSGGEDKYRAIQGTLSRLDMPYLLTFGNNEYEEFGSFRFYDHYGPHFFSFTADDSRFIFLDSTGKTPWQWQLRWLTDILKADDSKHRFVFIGHPPLEPEEEFFLAQEDDFLQPLEFRHALLQTISNFGVDRVFSSNISIYSEREHNGTPYITTGGAGGLVLNQDESFYHYVKVTVNADGSVEHSVEELEIGQHPILKQLESLWFFIHSLFYVGYLNFILLVSLFLVISTKLYNAVFVGKDYYPDYDIDPQPWFKKPLRVTMFTNNYLPFIGGVPISIERLRLGLVKLKDKVLVVAPRYQQSSEKEEHVVRMPSLFSFGEKSEFQFANIFSGAVRKKVKAFKPDIIHVHHPFWIGSLGVFIARRLKVPVVYTYHTRLEHYAHFVFLPGSLFRNIIAHFLVRRFANKCDGVIVPTQSTEEYLRMIGVKKPTFVQPTGIEFERFQQVDDKKIEELRQQQKLGDETVFVSVSRLSNEKNIDFMIDAVAQLKAQTDKPFRLLIVGDGHQRHRLQERIDNMKLQQYITLVGSVPPEDMAAWYQLGDAFLFASQSETQGMVILEAMAAGLPVVAVRSSGIDDVVEDGYNGYKTPAKQALWCERVKQLLDDEALRQSLAENALAFARDYSVEKFSDDVRHIYAETLARYHEKK, encoded by the coding sequence ATGAATAAAACCAAATTACTGAAAGTCTTGTTTTACCTCAATATTGCGGTTGTGGTTGGGCTTATTGGCTATAAAGTTTATTTGAATTTGGTCATCTCTGAGTTTGAAGCAGAACATACTGAACAGCTCTCAGACATTAGCGCCCGGCTGGAAGGGCAGGACAGTTATAGCTTTGCCGTAGTGGGTAATATCAATAACTCGGTCGGTATTTTCGAGCGTCGCATTATTCCTATGCTGAACGACACCGACGTTGATTTTTTAGTGTCGGCAGGGAATGCGGTGAGCAGCGGCGGTGAGGACAAATACAGAGCGATTCAAGGTACCTTGTCGCGGCTGGATATGCCGTATTTACTGACCTTCGGTAACAATGAGTATGAAGAGTTCGGCAGCTTCCGTTTTTATGACCATTACGGCCCGCATTTTTTCAGTTTTACCGCCGATGACAGTCGCTTTATTTTCTTAGACAGCACGGGGAAAACACCATGGCAATGGCAGCTGCGCTGGTTAACGGACATTCTTAAAGCCGACGATTCAAAGCATCGCTTTGTTTTTATTGGTCACCCACCTCTGGAGCCGGAAGAGGAGTTCTTTTTAGCCCAGGAGGACGATTTTTTGCAACCCCTGGAGTTTCGCCATGCGTTACTGCAGACAATAAGCAACTTCGGGGTCGATCGTGTCTTTTCATCCAATATTTCTATTTACTCCGAGCGTGAGCACAACGGCACTCCCTATATCACTACTGGTGGCGCGGGTGGTCTGGTACTGAATCAGGACGAAAGCTTTTACCATTATGTGAAAGTAACAGTAAATGCCGACGGCTCGGTTGAGCACTCCGTTGAAGAGCTGGAAATTGGTCAGCACCCCATTCTAAAACAACTGGAAAGCCTATGGTTCTTTATTCACTCGTTGTTTTACGTGGGCTACCTGAATTTTATTCTGCTGGTGAGCCTGTTTTTGGTTATTAGTACCAAATTGTACAACGCGGTATTCGTCGGTAAAGATTACTACCCGGACTACGATATTGACCCGCAGCCCTGGTTCAAAAAGCCGTTGCGCGTGACCATGTTCACTAATAATTATCTGCCTTTTATCGGTGGTGTGCCAATTTCTATCGAGCGCCTGCGCCTGGGGTTAGTTAAGCTCAAAGATAAGGTATTGGTTGTTGCGCCGCGCTATCAGCAAAGTAGTGAAAAAGAAGAGCATGTGGTGCGTATGCCGTCGCTGTTTTCTTTTGGTGAAAAGAGTGAGTTTCAGTTTGCCAATATTTTCTCCGGTGCCGTGCGTAAAAAGGTTAAAGCCTTTAAACCGGATATTATTCACGTTCACCATCCGTTCTGGATAGGTTCGCTTGGGGTCTTTATTGCGCGTCGCCTGAAAGTGCCAGTGGTTTATACTTATCACACGCGGCTGGAACATTATGCGCACTTTGTGTTTTTACCCGGTTCGTTGTTCCGTAATATTATTGCGCACTTTTTGGTGCGTCGCTTTGCCAATAAATGCGACGGCGTAATTGTGCCGACACAGTCGACGGAAGAATACCTGCGTATGATAGGGGTTAAGAAGCCGACGTTTGTTCAGCCAACGGGTATTGAGTTTGAGCGTTTCCAGCAAGTTGACGACAAGAAAATAGAAGAGCTACGCCAGCAACAAAAACTAGGCGATGAAACGGTGTTTGTCAGCGTGTCCCGGTTGTCTAATGAGAAGAATATCGATTTTATGATTGATGCGGTGGCGCAACTGAAAGCGCAAACCGATAAGCCTTTCCGTTTGCTCATTGTTGGGGACGGTCATCAACGCCATAGGTTACAGGAACGCATTGATAACATGAAACTCCAGCAGTACATTACTCTGGTAGGCTCAGTTCCGCCGGAAGACATGGCCGCCTGGTATCAGTTAGGTGACGCCTTCTTGTTTGCTTCGCAGTCGGAAACTCAGGGTATGGTGATTCTGGAAGCTATGGCAGCGGGTTTACCCGTGGTTGCTGTACGCTCCAGCGGTATAGACGATGTTGTTGAAGACGGATACAACGGCTACAAGACCCCGGCTAAGCAGGCCTTGTGGTGTGAGCGGGTAAAACAGTTGCTGGATGATGAAGCGTTGCGCCAGAGCCTCGCGGAAAATGCTCTGGCTTTTGCCCGCGACTATTCGGTGGAAAAATTCAGTGATGACGTGCGCCACATTTATGCGGAAACTCTGGCGCGGTATCACGAGAAAAAATAG
- a CDS encoding deoxyribodipyrimidine photo-lyase, giving the protein MSRTAVVWLKRDLRLSDHDALAAALKHHDSVLLWYNFEPMLLDDPHYDMRHWRFVWQSLCDMNEQLKPYGVNLHISCGDTLEQLQRIQNKLGSIELYSYQEIGLINTYQRDKQVSRFCREQNINWHESSYGAVIRAARSRSNWRKNWNRVMRLESETLDLTRIIASPFELYRAPAEWQAHDPLFQKGGELEARRTLLSFFEGRGKLYSVNISKPGLSRESCSRLSAYLAWGNLSLRQVYQYCLTYWQTPGWRKPLRALVSRLHWHCHFIQKFESEISQQLKPINRGYETLPFRKDESVAQHLEAWKQGRTGYPLVDACMRCLIKTGYINFRMRAMLVSFLCHYLAIDWRLGADYLASLFLDFEPGIHYPQFQMQAGVTGINTVRIYNPTKQALEQDTEGTFIRTWLPELAELPNELLIEPWQLTPLESAMFDIELGTDYPYPIVDKDEYRGTMSKNLWDWRKSSLVQLENKRILSRHVDRSG; this is encoded by the coding sequence ATGAGTCGCACTGCAGTAGTTTGGTTAAAACGCGATTTGCGACTCTCCGACCATGATGCGTTAGCTGCGGCGCTGAAGCATCATGACTCGGTTTTGCTGTGGTACAACTTTGAACCGATGTTGCTAGATGACCCGCATTACGACATGCGGCACTGGCGGTTTGTCTGGCAAAGCCTTTGTGACATGAACGAGCAGCTAAAACCCTATGGTGTAAATCTGCATATTTCCTGCGGTGATACTTTAGAGCAGTTGCAGCGCATACAGAATAAACTTGGCAGCATTGAGCTGTATAGCTACCAGGAAATTGGCTTAATTAATACCTACCAGCGTGACAAGCAGGTTTCCAGGTTTTGCCGTGAGCAAAACATAAACTGGCACGAGTCTTCCTATGGTGCGGTCATCAGGGCGGCTCGTTCGCGTTCGAACTGGCGTAAAAACTGGAACCGAGTGATGCGGCTTGAGTCTGAAACGCTCGATTTAACAAGAATTATTGCCAGTCCTTTTGAGCTTTACCGTGCGCCCGCAGAGTGGCAGGCGCATGACCCGTTGTTTCAAAAGGGCGGAGAACTGGAAGCACGACGGACGTTGTTATCGTTTTTTGAAGGCCGGGGAAAACTGTACAGTGTGAATATTTCCAAACCGGGATTAAGCCGCGAGAGTTGCAGCCGACTTTCTGCGTACCTTGCCTGGGGTAATTTAAGTCTACGGCAGGTATACCAGTATTGTTTAACCTACTGGCAGACACCCGGCTGGAGAAAACCGCTGCGGGCGCTGGTTTCTCGCTTGCACTGGCATTGTCACTTTATTCAAAAGTTTGAAAGTGAGATAAGTCAGCAGCTTAAGCCTATTAACCGCGGTTATGAGACCTTGCCGTTTCGGAAGGATGAATCAGTTGCTCAGCATTTAGAGGCCTGGAAACAGGGTAGAACGGGCTACCCGCTGGTGGATGCCTGTATGCGCTGCCTGATTAAAACGGGTTACATTAACTTCAGAATGCGCGCTATGTTGGTGAGTTTTTTGTGTCATTATCTGGCAATAGACTGGCGTCTGGGGGCTGATTATCTAGCGTCACTTTTCCTCGACTTTGAGCCGGGCATTCATTATCCCCAGTTTCAAATGCAGGCGGGCGTGACCGGCATTAATACCGTGCGCATATACAACCCGACAAAACAGGCTCTTGAACAGGATACCGAGGGTACTTTTATACGAACCTGGCTGCCTGAGCTTGCCGAACTGCCGAATGAGTTGCTAATAGAACCCTGGCAGTTGACGCCCTTGGAATCGGCCATGTTCGATATTGAGCTGGGCACCGATTACCCGTATCCGATCGTCGACAAAGACGAATATCGTGGGACCATGAGTAAAAACCTTTGGGACTGGCGCAAGAGCTCTCTTGTTCAATTAGAAAATAAAAGAATACTGAGCCGACACGTTGATCGTTCAGGTTAG
- a CDS encoding SPFH domain-containing protein: MNNDFNIMWVVAAVVVLLLLIASVRIVPQQSVYLVELFGRYRRMLTPGLNFIIPLIEQVAHKQSMRTRQLDVDVETKTNDNVFVIVRVSVQYRVSNETSVYNAFYQLENPEWQMQSYVFDTVRAQIPKQNLDAVFDNKDSISKDVKEQLRDTMEEYGFEIIASLVTDIDPDQSVKDSMNQINAAERERRAAEHKAEAEKIMLVKQAEADKESKILQGQGIAGQRLAIAEGLRDSIAMVTDQANDISSKDVIDLLKFTNYVDVLGSFDTAASKVIMLPQPTGQLDSLSSDILSAMEAAKEEKN, translated from the coding sequence ATGAACAATGATTTTAATATTATGTGGGTAGTTGCCGCTGTAGTTGTTTTACTCTTACTGATAGCGTCGGTGCGCATTGTGCCGCAGCAAAGCGTGTATCTGGTTGAGTTGTTCGGGCGTTATCGGCGCATGCTGACGCCGGGGCTTAACTTTATTATCCCGCTTATTGAGCAGGTTGCTCACAAACAGTCAATGAGAACGCGGCAGCTGGATGTCGATGTTGAGACCAAAACAAACGATAACGTGTTTGTTATTGTCCGGGTGTCAGTGCAGTATCGCGTGAGCAATGAAACCTCAGTTTATAATGCGTTTTATCAGCTGGAAAACCCCGAGTGGCAAATGCAGTCTTATGTGTTTGATACGGTGCGCGCGCAAATTCCTAAGCAGAATCTGGACGCCGTATTCGACAATAAAGATTCAATTTCTAAAGACGTAAAAGAGCAGTTGCGCGATACCATGGAAGAGTATGGTTTTGAGATTATTGCGTCGCTGGTGACAGACATTGACCCAGACCAGTCCGTTAAAGATTCAATGAACCAAATTAACGCGGCTGAAAGAGAGCGCCGTGCAGCAGAGCATAAAGCGGAAGCTGAAAAAATTATGCTGGTGAAGCAGGCTGAAGCCGACAAAGAATCGAAAATTTTGCAGGGTCAGGGTATTGCGGGTCAGCGTTTAGCAATAGCTGAAGGACTGCGGGACTCTATTGCCATGGTTACCGATCAGGCAAACGATATATCTTCTAAAGATGTCATCGATTTGCTGAAATTCACTAACTATGTCGATGTGTTAGGTTCTTTCGATACCGCCGCCAGTAAAGTGATTATGTTGCCACAGCCAACAGGTCAACTGGACTCCTTATCATCGGATATTTTAAGCGCAATGGAAGCGGCAAAAGAAGAGAAAAATTAA
- a CDS encoding DASH family cryptochrome translates to MNAKQQLVFIMADYRLGLFVFRNDLRVEDNLALYEAAQRSETLICCFCFNPANNKYGHYGTQTMGKHRFSFLQQSLKQLRTELEKRGQKLIVWAGTFDRILTELISERRADAVFLSQHQGYYEQLELGLLQQRFPFLPFHEVPNNTLFSESELPFDLAGLPETFSQFRKKVEPLSRDFSVQPINALPPLPENIRYPGFKTETLNEFASADFEGGEKAGLAHLTRYFSGQSAGTYKQTRNALDDFSSSTKFSPWLAQGCLSVRQIMTALREYEAQFGESESSYWISFELLWREYFFWYALKHGKRLFAFSGLSGKSPKTSFYSERFQMWCSGNTPYPIVNACMKQLNATGYMSNRGRQLVASCFVHELSLDWRYGAAYFEQQLIDYDVSSNWGNWQYLAGVGADPRGHRQFNLEKQTERYDPDNEFIERWAGDLSGQPIDSVDAADWPVQ, encoded by the coding sequence ATGAATGCTAAACAACAACTCGTATTCATTATGGCAGATTATCGGTTAGGTCTATTTGTATTTCGGAATGATCTCAGGGTTGAAGACAACCTGGCGCTTTATGAAGCTGCGCAGCGCAGTGAAACACTCATCTGCTGCTTTTGTTTTAATCCGGCAAATAATAAGTATGGCCACTATGGCACTCAGACCATGGGTAAACATCGCTTTAGTTTTTTGCAGCAGAGCTTAAAGCAACTGCGAACCGAGCTGGAAAAGCGTGGACAAAAACTCATTGTTTGGGCCGGAACATTTGACCGAATTTTAACTGAGCTCATTTCCGAACGTCGGGCGGATGCGGTTTTCCTCAGCCAGCATCAGGGTTACTACGAACAGCTTGAATTGGGTTTGTTGCAGCAACGGTTTCCATTTCTGCCTTTTCATGAGGTGCCAAACAACACCTTGTTTTCGGAGTCGGAGCTGCCGTTCGATTTGGCCGGTTTACCGGAAACCTTTTCTCAATTCAGGAAAAAAGTAGAGCCGTTGAGCCGTGACTTTTCGGTTCAGCCGATAAACGCATTACCTCCATTACCAGAGAACATCCGTTATCCGGGCTTCAAGACAGAAACTTTGAATGAATTTGCGTCAGCTGATTTTGAAGGTGGAGAAAAGGCCGGTTTAGCGCATTTAACACGCTACTTTTCTGGTCAGTCTGCCGGTACTTATAAACAAACACGAAATGCTTTAGATGACTTTTCGAGCTCAACCAAGTTTTCGCCCTGGCTTGCGCAGGGCTGCCTTTCTGTCCGGCAAATTATGACGGCGTTAAGAGAGTACGAAGCGCAGTTTGGCGAGAGTGAATCCAGCTACTGGATAAGTTTTGAGCTGTTGTGGCGCGAGTATTTTTTCTGGTACGCACTGAAGCATGGAAAACGTCTGTTCGCTTTTTCCGGACTCTCCGGCAAGTCACCCAAAACCAGCTTTTATTCTGAAAGGTTTCAGATGTGGTGCTCTGGCAATACGCCTTATCCTATTGTTAACGCTTGTATGAAGCAGTTGAATGCCACCGGTTATATGTCGAACAGGGGGCGGCAGTTGGTTGCCAGTTGTTTTGTACACGAGCTGAGCCTGGACTGGCGCTACGGTGCGGCCTATTTTGAACAGCAGCTGATTGATTACGACGTTTCCTCCAACTGGGGCAACTGGCAGTATCTGGCGGGTGTAGGAGCCGATCCCAGAGGGCATCGTCAGTTTAATCTGGAAAAGCAAACCGAGCGCTACGACCCGGACAATGAGTTTATTGAGCGCTGGGCTGGCGACTTATCTGGGCAACCCATAGACAGCGTTGATGCCGCAGACTGGCCGGTGCAGTGA
- a CDS encoding prolyl oligopeptidase family serine peptidase — MKYLLGAVAVSLLTACSQNAETEQEANTQSMSYPETRKGDVVDTYFGTEVADPYRWLEDDRSEETENWVKAQNEVTFAHLESIPYREKIETRLTELWNYEKISAPFKEGDYTYFYKNDGLQNQYVVYRQKGDEEPEVFLDPNTFSEDGTTSLAQLTFSDDGSLAAYSISEGGSDWRKIRVIDAETKEQLEEPLVDVKFSGVSWVGNEGFYYSSYDKPEGSELSAKTDQHKLYYHELGTDQADDKLVFGGTDAEKHRYVGGSVTDDDRYLLISAANSTSGNKLFLKDLTDAGSELVTILDHTDSDTRVLDNDGSKLYLVTNLDAPNQRVVTVDASNPAPENWEDFIPETENVLSVSTGAGYIFAEYMVDAVAQVKQYAYNGDMVREVQLPGVGSIGGFSGKKEADELYYTFTNYSTPSTIYKFDPDQGGSEVYAESGADFDPANYESKQVFYTSKDGTEVPMIITYKKGTKLDGSNPTILYGYGGFNISLTPSFSIANAAWLEMGGVYAVANLRGGGEYGKDWHKAGTKLQKQNVFDDFIAAAEYLIEKDYTSPERLAIRGGSNGGLLVGAVMTQRPELFAVALPAVGVLDMLRYHTFTAGAGWAYDYGTANDSKEMFEYLLGYSPVHNVEEGVAYPATLITTGDHDDRVVPAHSFKFAAELQDKAGGENPQLIRIETNAGHGAGTPVSKTIEQYSDIFGFTLYHMGFEELPE, encoded by the coding sequence ATGAAATATCTACTGGGAGCAGTTGCAGTCAGTTTGCTGACAGCCTGTTCACAAAATGCTGAAACAGAACAAGAGGCGAATACGCAATCTATGTCGTATCCGGAAACGCGTAAAGGCGATGTGGTTGATACCTACTTTGGTACCGAAGTTGCGGACCCATATCGCTGGTTAGAAGATGACCGTAGCGAAGAGACTGAAAACTGGGTTAAAGCGCAGAACGAAGTCACTTTTGCACATCTTGAGTCCATTCCCTATCGTGAGAAAATTGAAACGCGTCTGACCGAGCTGTGGAATTACGAGAAAATCAGCGCGCCGTTTAAAGAGGGCGATTACACCTATTTCTACAAAAACGACGGCTTGCAGAATCAGTACGTGGTGTACCGGCAGAAAGGTGACGAAGAACCGGAAGTGTTTCTGGATCCGAACACCTTTAGTGAAGACGGAACAACCTCGCTGGCACAGTTAACCTTTTCTGACGACGGTTCGCTAGCGGCTTACTCAATTTCTGAGGGCGGCAGTGACTGGCGTAAAATTCGGGTTATTGACGCCGAAACCAAAGAACAGCTGGAAGAGCCGTTAGTGGATGTGAAGTTTAGCGGCGTTTCCTGGGTTGGTAACGAAGGTTTCTATTACTCAAGTTATGACAAGCCAGAAGGCAGTGAGCTCTCTGCAAAAACCGATCAGCATAAACTGTATTACCATGAGCTGGGTACGGACCAGGCTGATGATAAACTGGTGTTTGGTGGAACGGATGCTGAGAAACACCGCTATGTTGGTGGCTCAGTAACCGATGATGATCGTTATTTACTCATTTCAGCGGCTAATTCAACCTCGGGTAATAAACTGTTTTTAAAAGACCTGACCGATGCAGGCAGCGAACTGGTGACAATTCTTGATCATACAGACTCTGATACTCGCGTATTAGATAACGATGGTTCAAAGCTTTACCTTGTGACTAACTTAGATGCGCCGAACCAGCGCGTTGTGACTGTTGATGCTAGTAATCCAGCGCCAGAAAACTGGGAAGACTTTATCCCAGAAACGGAAAACGTGCTAAGCGTCTCAACCGGTGCCGGCTATATCTTTGCCGAGTACATGGTGGATGCTGTGGCTCAGGTGAAGCAATACGCTTATAACGGCGATATGGTGCGTGAAGTTCAGCTTCCGGGCGTAGGCAGTATTGGTGGCTTCTCAGGTAAGAAAGAAGCGGATGAGTTGTACTACACCTTTACCAACTACAGCACACCGTCAACGATTTATAAGTTTGACCCGGACCAGGGCGGCTCTGAAGTTTATGCTGAGTCTGGTGCCGATTTTGACCCGGCAAACTATGAATCAAAGCAGGTGTTTTATACGTCTAAAGACGGCACCGAAGTGCCTATGATCATTACCTACAAGAAGGGCACTAAGCTGGATGGCTCAAACCCGACAATCCTGTATGGTTATGGTGGCTTTAATATCAGCCTGACGCCTTCGTTCAGCATTGCTAACGCAGCCTGGTTAGAAATGGGTGGCGTTTACGCCGTTGCTAACTTACGCGGTGGCGGTGAATACGGTAAAGACTGGCATAAAGCGGGTACCAAGCTGCAGAAGCAGAATGTGTTTGACGATTTTATCGCTGCGGCCGAGTATTTAATTGAGAAAGACTATACTTCACCGGAGCGTTTAGCCATTCGTGGTGGTTCTAATGGTGGCTTGCTAGTCGGTGCGGTCATGACTCAGCGTCCTGAACTGTTTGCGGTCGCATTACCGGCAGTTGGTGTTCTGGATATGCTGCGTTATCACACCTTCACCGCTGGCGCAGGTTGGGCATACGATTATGGTACAGCCAATGACAGTAAAGAAATGTTCGAGTACTTGTTGGGCTATTCTCCTGTTCATAACGTGGAAGAAGGCGTGGCTTATCCGGCAACGCTGATCACTACGGGTGACCATGATGATCGCGTGGTTCCTGCGCACTCATTTAAGTTTGCGGCGGAGCTTCAGGACAAAGCGGGCGGTGAAAACCCTCAGCTTATTCGTATTGAAACCAACGCTGGACACGGTGCTGGGACACCGGTTTCAAAAACCATTGAGCAGTATTCCGATATCTTTGGTTTTACTTTGTATCACATGGGGTTTGAAGAGCTTCCTGAGTAA